A stretch of the Candidatus Baltobacteraceae bacterium genome encodes the following:
- the nadC gene encoding carboxylating nicotinate-nucleotide diphosphorylase: MLKVASLHVEPIVRAALLEDLGHGADITTDSIVPAGRRARARIVARQTGVIAGLDAARTAFALLDPTVEFETIVVDGDRAPAGGTVAVVNCSARALLTGERTALNMLCHLSGIASATRTLVDLVSAYRAQIVCTRKTTPGLRVLEKYAVRCGGGSNHRFGLDDAVLVKDNHLALAGSIAAAVAACRANAGHLVKIEVEVDTLAQLREALETHVDAVLLDNMSPEQLREAVALVAGRVLTEASGTITAEKIVAIAASGVDLISSGWITHSAPALDLGLDIEL, translated from the coding sequence TTGCTTAAGGTAGCGAGCCTGCACGTCGAGCCGATCGTGCGCGCCGCGCTGCTCGAAGATCTCGGGCACGGCGCGGACATCACGACCGATTCCATCGTACCGGCCGGCCGGCGCGCTCGCGCGAGGATCGTCGCACGCCAAACCGGAGTAATCGCCGGCCTCGATGCGGCGCGCACCGCGTTTGCGCTCCTCGATCCGACCGTCGAATTCGAAACGATCGTGGTCGATGGGGATCGCGCGCCGGCCGGCGGTACGGTCGCCGTCGTGAACTGCTCCGCCCGTGCGCTGCTCACCGGCGAGCGCACCGCGCTCAACATGCTCTGTCATTTAAGCGGAATCGCGAGCGCGACGCGCACGCTCGTCGATCTCGTTAGCGCGTATCGCGCCCAGATCGTCTGCACGCGCAAGACCACGCCCGGTCTGCGCGTGTTGGAAAAATACGCCGTGCGTTGCGGCGGCGGCAGCAACCACCGATTCGGTCTCGACGATGCGGTGCTCGTCAAGGACAATCACCTCGCGCTCGCCGGTTCGATCGCGGCCGCGGTTGCGGCCTGCCGCGCGAATGCGGGTCACCTGGTGAAAATCGAAGTCGAAGTCGACACGCTCGCGCAGCTGCGTGAGGCGCTCGAGACGCACGTCGACGCAGTGCTGCTCGACAATATGTCGCCCGAGCAGTTGCGCGAAGCCGTCGCCCTCGTCGCCGGCCGGGTGCTCACCGAAGCGTCCGGCACGATCACTGCCGAAAAAATCGTGGCCATCGCCGCGAGCGGCGTCGACCTGATCTCCAGCGGCTGGATCACGCACTCGGCGCCCGCACTCGATCTCGGCCTGGATATCGAGCTGTAG
- a CDS encoding aminopeptidase P family protein, protein MDTRKSPEQTKQSKAPHDTPETPQALVEFMAQGWLDAPITIATVPHIESFQTRRKALSRAYPGSYLVIPAGVERVRANDTSFRFRPSSDFAYLMGHGEPGALLVLAPRGKEHESILFVPPHNRGQAEFFTDRVYGELWVGRHRGVDESQIYFGVDKCRPIAQIATYLDELRGGGHDVRIVRDHNEKIDATLPASENDAALATHLGEMRLVKDEVEIAELRTCCEITKRAFEDVIRILPRAKSEREVEAAFWSRARIEANDVGYLTIAAAGNHACTLHWNHNHGAIRKGDLLLLDAGVEVESLYTADITRTLPISGTFTAEQRAVYEIVYEAQRAGFEAVKPGNDFLEPNRAAMRVLTQGLIDLGILKMSLDEALDTDNQYYRRYTLHGVSHMLGIDVHDCAKARSETYRYGALEAGMVLTVEPGLYFQPDDATVPERFRGIGVRIEDDVVVTPNGYENLSGILPSAPDAVEAWMRDLQS, encoded by the coding sequence ATGGATACGCGTAAATCGCCCGAGCAGACCAAGCAGTCGAAGGCCCCGCACGATACGCCCGAGACGCCGCAAGCGTTGGTGGAATTCATGGCGCAGGGCTGGCTCGATGCGCCGATCACGATCGCGACGGTCCCGCACATCGAGAGCTTTCAAACGCGACGCAAAGCGCTCTCGCGCGCATACCCCGGCTCCTATCTGGTGATCCCGGCCGGCGTTGAAAGGGTCCGCGCGAACGACACCAGCTTTCGCTTCCGCCCGTCGAGCGATTTCGCGTACCTCATGGGCCACGGCGAGCCGGGCGCGCTGCTGGTCTTGGCGCCCCGCGGCAAGGAACACGAATCGATCTTATTCGTGCCTCCTCACAATCGCGGACAGGCCGAATTTTTCACCGATCGCGTGTATGGCGAACTCTGGGTCGGGCGTCATCGCGGCGTAGACGAATCGCAGATTTACTTCGGCGTCGACAAATGCCGTCCGATCGCGCAGATAGCGACCTATCTCGACGAACTGCGCGGCGGCGGTCACGACGTGCGTATCGTGCGCGATCACAACGAAAAGATCGACGCGACGCTCCCAGCGTCGGAGAACGATGCCGCACTCGCGACGCACCTTGGTGAGATGCGTCTGGTCAAAGACGAGGTCGAGATCGCCGAGCTGCGCACGTGCTGCGAGATAACCAAGCGCGCGTTTGAAGACGTCATTCGCATCCTGCCTCGCGCAAAATCGGAACGGGAAGTCGAAGCGGCATTTTGGAGCCGGGCGCGTATCGAGGCCAACGACGTCGGCTACCTCACGATCGCGGCGGCCGGAAACCACGCCTGCACGCTGCACTGGAATCACAATCACGGTGCGATTCGCAAGGGCGATCTGCTCTTACTCGATGCGGGGGTCGAAGTCGAATCGCTTTACACGGCGGATATCACTCGAACGCTGCCGATATCCGGCACGTTCACGGCCGAGCAGCGCGCCGTTTACGAGATCGTGTACGAGGCGCAGCGCGCCGGATTCGAAGCCGTAAAACCGGGCAACGATTTTCTCGAACCGAATCGCGCGGCGATGCGCGTTTTGACCCAAGGGCTCATCGATCTCGGCATCCTCAAGATGTCGCTCGACGAAGCGCTGGATACCGACAATCAGTACTACCGCCGCTACACGCTGCACGGCGTAAGCCACATGCTCGGCATCGACGTGCACGATTGTGCCAAGGCGCGCTCGGAGACCTATCGGTACGGCGCGCTCGAGGCCGGCATGGTGCTGACCGTCGAGCCGGGGCTCTACTTCCAGCCCGACGATGCGACGGTCCCGGAGCGTTTCCGCGGGATCGGCGTGCGCATCGAAGACGACGTGGTCGTCACACCAAACGGCTACGAAAATCTCTCGGGGATTCTGCCGTCGGCACCCGATGCCGTCGAAGCCTGGATGCGCGATCTGCAAAGCTGA